GCTCCATCATCTTCACCGACGGATCCCTAGACACTATGCTCATGTGGGTAGCACTAGCCACCATGCTGATAGGTATTTTGGGTGCGATGGCCCAGAACGATATCAAGCGTTTATTGTCATTTACGCTTGTCAGCCACATCGGCTACATGATCTTCGGCGTGGCTTTAGGATCAGCACAAGGTCTTTCCGGTGCGATCTTCTACGCGATCCACCACATTTTGGTCCAGACCTCCCTGTTCCTGGTTGTTGGACTTATCGAACGCCAAGCCGGTTCCTCATCACTGCGCCGACTTGGATCCCTTGCCTATATTTCCCCGCTGCTAGCCATCTTGTACTTCATTCCCGCCATCAACTTGGGCGGAATCCCACCATTTTCCGGATTCCTGGGCAAAATCATGCTCATTGAAGCCGGTGCCCAAGATGGTGGCTGGCTGGCATGGGTACTTATCGCCGGAGCTGTCATTACTTCCCTGCTCACCCTGTACACCATGGTGTTGGTCTGGTCCAAGGCCTTTTGGCGCGACCGCAAAGACGCCCCAGATGGTGCAACCGCTCTAGCAAGGCCAGCACCACTCGTTGATGTTCAAGACGAAGTTGCTGTCAAAGACCGCGACGATGTGGGACGGATGCCTTGGGGCATGGTCATGTCCACCGCAGTGCTGGTCTCTGCATCGCTTGCTGTATCTGTACTGGCCGGACCACTATCTTCTATCACCGGACGCGCCGCAGAATCCGCACAAGATGTAAATATCTACCGCACCGCAGTGCTTGGCCCCAACTACTTAGAGCCTTCACGCACCCTAGAAATGGAGCGTTACGACGCCAACCGCGATGACATCAACCACCGCGTAGGTGCCAACGGAACGGAGGAACAACCATGATGAGCGGATTCAAACGCCGATTCCGGCCCATATTCATCATCATCCTCACTTTGATGTGGGTAATGCTCATGGCGGAATTTACCTGGGCTAACTTTGTCGGCGGATTCCTTGTTGCCAGCGCAATTGTGCTGTTCCTCCCACTTCCAGCAATGCCCATTGAAAATATTTCCATTCGCTGGGGATCACTCATCCTACTGCTTTTGACCTGGGTGAAAGACCTCGCGGTAGCCTCCGTCAAAGTAGCTTGGCTGGCACTTCGGCCAGCTGACCCACCACGCACCGCAATTCTTCAAGTTCCCATGCGTGTGCAAAACGATTTAGTTTTGTCATTTGCCACCGTGCTGTACAACCTGCAGCCAGGCGGAACTGTCACCGACATCGACATCGCCAATAGAATGTGGACCATTCACGTACTAGACGCCGACAACGAAGAAGACATACGCCGCGAAATCCAAAACGTTGCCGACCTAGAAAGCAACCTGATCCACACCTTTGAAAGGAGCTAAGCGATGGATTCCACCCTTTACACAGCAGGCTTAACTATCGCAGCTGCCTTTTTCATGCTGTCGTTCATCTTCACCATCTACCGCAT
Above is a genomic segment from Corynebacterium suranareeae containing:
- a CDS encoding Na+/H+ antiporter subunit D, whose amino-acid sequence is MTSLYETLVPLIPYMVPLPVILPAVAAALALILSKYLTAQRTITMAVLLFLIGLNASMLYVVDREGIQTLQMGGWDAPIGITLVADRLSVSMLTVSSIVLFSVMWYAISQGIRDGGKDEPVAVFLPTYLLLSMGVNLAFLAGDLFNLYVGFEVLLVASYVLLTLGASPARVRSGVGYVMVSMASSMVFLFGLAMVYASVGTLNMAHIGLRMEDVPSGTRSAIFAVLLVAFGIKAAVFPLDSWLPDSYPTAPSLVTAVFAGLLTKVGVYSIIRARSIIFTDGSLDTMLMWVALATMLIGILGAMAQNDIKRLLSFTLVSHIGYMIFGVALGSAQGLSGAIFYAIHHILVQTSLFLVVGLIERQAGSSSLRRLGSLAYISPLLAILYFIPAINLGGIPPFSGFLGKIMLIEAGAQDGGWLAWVLIAGAVITSLLTLYTMVLVWSKAFWRDRKDAPDGATALARPAPLVDVQDEVAVKDRDDVGRMPWGMVMSTAVLVSASLAVSVLAGPLSSITGRAAESAQDVNIYRTAVLGPNYLEPSRTLEMERYDANRDDINHRVGANGTEEQP
- a CDS encoding Na+/H+ antiporter subunit E translates to MMSGFKRRFRPIFIIILTLMWVMLMAEFTWANFVGGFLVASAIVLFLPLPAMPIENISIRWGSLILLLLTWVKDLAVASVKVAWLALRPADPPRTAILQVPMRVQNDLVLSFATVLYNLQPGGTVTDIDIANRMWTIHVLDADNEEDIRREIQNVADLESNLIHTFERS